The sequence GCTCGCAAGATGCTCGTCTCAATCTTCTACATGCTCTCCATATAGGATGTGTACGATCCAAACGTCCCGGTCTAGGATCACTCCAGTCATCGGCCTAAAGCCTTCTCTCGACAGCGACGGCTCTGCCCGACTCGAAGACCGCTACAGCCGGAAATACCGGCTGTAATCGCTCTAAATGCCAGTAATAGCGCGTTTCCGTTCTTCCCCACAATCATAATGTGAATTCAGTGCGGTCATCCCTTTGCCTTCCGTCACTTTAATCTATGGATACACCAAGTTCGTTTTCGAAATATGGTAGCGTCCGCTTGATCCCAGATTCGAGTGAGACGTTCGGTTCCCAACTGAGTAATTGTTTAGCTCGGGAAATGTCCGGGCGCCGCACCTTGGGATCGTCTTCCGGCAAGTCCCTGAATACGATGTCTGAGTCAGCATCGAGGACATCAATTATAGTCTCTGCGAGAGTCAAGATTTTGATCTCTTCTGTGCTACCGAGATTGATGACCTCACCGGCGGCAGTTTCTTTTTCGGCTCTAGCGAATGGGCGAATTCCGTCCAAGAGATCACTCACGTAACAAAAACTTCTGGTCTGGGTTCCATCCCCATAGACCGTAAGTGGCTCACGGTTCAGCGCTTGAGATAAGAAATTCGGAATTACCCGACCGTCATCGGGGCGCATACGAGGACCGTAGGTGTTGAAAATGCGTACCGTCCGAATATCGAGGTCGTACTGCTCCTGGTACGCTACGGCAAGTGCTTCCGAGAAGCGCTTGCTCTCGTCATATGGCGACCGAGGTCCGCGGAGGTTCACGTTTCCGTTGTA is a genomic window of Halanaeroarchaeum sp. HSR-CO containing:
- a CDS encoding NAD-dependent epimerase/dehydratase family protein, coding for MSNPHAVVTGGAGFVGSHLVDSLLDDDFEVTSLDNFGSGRPENLEHIKSDRFNSVEHDVRNPFPDLDDADYVFHFSSRASPKDFESHAVEIALANSEGTHNALEFARKHDARTILASTSEIYGDPEVHPQNEEYNGNVNLRGPRSPYDESKRFSEALAVAYQEQYDLDIRTVRIFNTYGPRMRPDDGRVIPNFLSQALNREPLTVYGDGTQTRSFCYVSDLLDGIRPFARAEKETAAGEVINLGSTEEIKILTLAETIIDVLDADSDIVFRDLPEDDPKVRRPDISRAKQLLSWEPNVSLESGIKRTLPYFENELGVSID